Proteins co-encoded in one Ictalurus furcatus strain D&B chromosome 9, Billie_1.0, whole genome shotgun sequence genomic window:
- the LOC128612775 gene encoding putative transmembrane protein INAFM2 yields the protein MRERDFMPNTERGKPATYTGDKKAKMAAKTNKKWVRLATVFAYVLSVSLAAIILAIYYSLIWKPTSTGTGPGVPDGSTGNKNVSTSDNSTSANGTQLDLGFNATGAGNDSAATETAITAHSYSTAIEYTPASDQMKQNAFGQYRYDQNSGSVTGPTDAKRKKREAVPEKSASARSRNEPNDPEKTREEGLV from the coding sequence ATGCGGGAGAGGGACTTCATGCCCAACACGGAGAGGGGCAAGCCGGCCACCTACACGGGGGACAAGAAAGCCAAGATGGCCGCGAAGACCAACAAAAAGTGGGTACGGCTGGCCACCGTGTTCGCCTACGTGCTCTCCGTGTCCCTAGCCGCGATCATCCTGGCTATTTACTACAGCCTAATATGGAAGCCGACGAGCACTGGGACTGGACCCGGAGTGCCTGATGGGTCCACGGGAAACAAGAACGTCTCGACCAGCGACAACAGCACGAGCGCAAATGGTACGCAATTAGACTTGGGGTTTAACGCGACCGGCGCCGGAAACGACAGCGCGGCCACAGAGACTGCGATAACAGCGCACTCCTACTCAACCGCCATTGAATACACGCCTGCCAGtgatcagatgaaacaaaaCGCGTTTGGACAGTACAGATATGATCAAAACTCGGGCAGCGTTACCGGTCCGACTGACGCAAAAAGGAAAAAGCGCGAGGCGGTACCGGAGAAATCCGCGTCCGCGCGCTCTCGAAATGAGCCCAATGATCCTGAAAAGACAAGAGAAGAAGGACTGGTTTAA